A genome region from Akkermansiaceae bacterium includes the following:
- a CDS encoding sulfatase yields MNTEQSKTERFSARQRSIGSRALRIGSLLLVLGHGFAGAAESRPNIVMIAVDDMNDWIGCHGTTPSAITPNIDRLAERGVNFTNAHTAGVFCAPSRAALFSGQFASSTGCYQTAHYFVNRPELRPLQVSLQEGGYATFGAGKLFHHPEGHIDVRGWTEFFLRKPDQYRRAWSLDNWSEEVPFPEPFPASIYNRTYNKGKDLGGGLFLEWGSVPDEREEELADTIRANWAVSKLGEKHDQPFFLAVGFYTPHFPNYCPEKYFKLYEGREVPLPPIKDDDLDDLPETIRRQKTNRKKAHHDRLVAIDAVDDAVLGYLACMSYADALVGRILDALEKSPHADNTVVVFWSDHGYHHGEKGDWGKHTLWERTSNVPFIWAGPGVAKGAVSDVTVSLIDLYPTLVDVCGLPTPPQRLEGESLAGTLKDPATAEDRDVFLPYMEPGGYAVINRDWRYIHYPNEQEELYDLRKDPNEWNNLLHGKPDAYRDLIGKLKRAAPATFAPHERQLNRKRELIIEGKNFHWKTEPGTSSPTATKRKSGKKSGKQSDN; encoded by the coding sequence ATGAACACCGAACAATCAAAGACTGAACGATTCTCCGCGAGGCAACGGAGCATCGGCTCGAGAGCCCTGCGGATTGGAAGCCTGCTGCTCGTTCTCGGCCATGGTTTCGCGGGCGCGGCAGAGTCGCGTCCGAACATCGTGATGATCGCGGTCGATGACATGAACGACTGGATCGGCTGCCATGGGACGACCCCATCGGCCATCACTCCGAACATCGACCGGCTGGCGGAAAGGGGGGTGAATTTCACCAACGCCCACACCGCCGGAGTCTTCTGCGCGCCGTCCCGGGCGGCCCTGTTTTCCGGGCAATTTGCGTCTTCCACCGGCTGCTATCAGACCGCCCACTATTTCGTGAATCGTCCCGAGCTGCGACCGCTCCAGGTCAGCCTGCAGGAAGGCGGCTATGCGACCTTCGGTGCCGGCAAGCTCTTCCATCATCCGGAGGGCCACATCGATGTCCGCGGCTGGACCGAGTTCTTCCTGCGAAAGCCCGACCAGTATCGCCGAGCGTGGAGCCTCGACAACTGGAGCGAGGAAGTGCCCTTTCCCGAGCCCTTCCCCGCGAGCATCTACAACCGGACCTACAACAAGGGGAAGGATCTTGGTGGAGGTCTGTTTCTCGAATGGGGATCGGTGCCGGACGAGCGGGAGGAGGAACTCGCCGACACAATTCGTGCGAATTGGGCGGTGTCCAAGCTCGGCGAGAAGCACGACCAGCCGTTCTTCCTGGCGGTTGGTTTCTACACGCCGCATTTCCCGAACTACTGCCCCGAGAAATACTTCAAGCTCTACGAAGGAAGGGAGGTCCCGCTGCCGCCGATCAAGGATGACGATCTCGACGACCTTCCCGAGACCATCCGGCGCCAGAAGACCAACCGCAAGAAAGCCCACCACGACCGGCTGGTGGCCATCGATGCGGTGGACGACGCCGTCCTCGGTTACCTCGCCTGCATGAGTTATGCCGACGCGTTGGTCGGTAGGATCCTCGATGCGTTGGAAAAAAGTCCGCACGCCGACAACACCGTGGTGGTCTTCTGGAGTGATCACGGATACCACCACGGCGAGAAGGGCGACTGGGGCAAGCACACCCTCTGGGAGCGGACCTCGAATGTGCCCTTCATCTGGGCGGGCCCGGGCGTGGCAAAAGGCGCTGTCAGTGACGTGACCGTGAGCCTGATCGATCTCTATCCCACGCTCGTTGATGTCTGCGGTCTGCCAACGCCTCCCCAGCGGCTGGAGGGGGAATCGCTGGCGGGTACGTTGAAGGATCCGGCCACTGCGGAAGATCGCGACGTGTTCCTGCCCTACATGGAGCCCGGTGGCTATGCCGTCATCAACCGCGACTGGCGATACATCCACTATCCCAACGAGCAAGAGGAACTCTACGATCTCCGGAAGGATCCCAACGAGTGGAACAACCTGTTGCACGGGAAGCCCGACGCGTATCGGGACCTGATCGGCAAGCTCAAGCGTGCCGCACCCGCAACTTTCGCGCCCCACGAGCGGCAGCTGAATCGCAAGCGGGAATTGATCATCGAAGGGAAGAACTTTCACTGGAAAACCGAACCCGGGACATCCAGCCCGACCGCTACCAAGCGTAAATCCGGTAAGAAATCCGGGAAACAGAGTGATAATTGA
- a CDS encoding xylosidase produces the protein MTAVAFLLASLAGSAGTKHSPSSRFMSYEGRVMTGYQGWFRTPDDGSGSRWTHWGKRGRFDPDHVSIDLWPDVSEYPKTYKTPFKLADGGQARVFSSWDASTVDTHFRWMKEHGIDGAFMQRFFRVTTTAERRREGRVILGHALDAAAKHQRAVAVMYDLSGIAANGQDCASVIEDWKEIVDELKATSRGRDQSYLYHRGKPLVAIWGLGFAGRDYDIRRIGVDKLIDFLRNDPEYGGCSILLGVPTHFRTLRADARPDPYLHELMEKADVILPWMVGRYRTLESREREKFGSQVRDDLAWCKERGLDYVPCVYPGFSWYNLKAGDAELDQIPRQGGRFFWEMIHGSVEAGAEMLYVAMFDEVDEATAIFKLSADPPQGNPPARFVELGDVPGDHYLWLAGQGGRLLRGDIPANPELYRRTDPKTRNQESAPNPAN, from the coding sequence ATGACTGCAGTTGCCTTCCTTCTCGCGTCATTGGCGGGATCGGCGGGCACGAAGCACTCGCCCTCGTCGCGCTTCATGTCCTATGAGGGACGGGTCATGACCGGATACCAAGGCTGGTTCAGGACACCCGACGACGGCTCCGGGAGCCGCTGGACCCACTGGGGCAAGCGAGGACGTTTCGACCCCGACCATGTCAGCATCGACCTCTGGCCCGATGTGTCCGAATATCCGAAGACCTACAAAACGCCCTTCAAGCTCGCGGATGGAGGTCAGGCGCGGGTCTTCAGTTCCTGGGACGCAAGCACGGTCGATACCCACTTCCGCTGGATGAAGGAACATGGGATCGACGGGGCGTTCATGCAGCGATTTTTCCGAGTCACCACAACGGCGGAGCGGCGTCGCGAAGGCAGGGTGATCCTCGGGCATGCGCTGGATGCCGCCGCGAAGCACCAGCGAGCCGTGGCGGTGATGTACGATCTTTCCGGCATCGCCGCGAACGGTCAGGATTGCGCGTCCGTGATCGAGGACTGGAAGGAGATCGTCGATGAGCTGAAGGCGACTTCCCGGGGACGGGATCAAAGTTATCTCTACCATCGGGGAAAACCGCTGGTCGCGATCTGGGGCCTCGGCTTTGCCGGGCGCGACTACGACATCCGGCGCATCGGGGTCGACAAGCTGATCGATTTCCTCCGAAACGACCCTGAGTACGGTGGGTGTAGTATTTTGCTCGGGGTGCCCACCCATTTCCGGACCCTGCGGGCCGATGCCCGACCTGATCCCTACCTCCACGAGTTGATGGAAAAGGCAGACGTGATCCTGCCGTGGATGGTTGGGCGGTACAGGACGCTTGAGAGCAGGGAGCGTGAGAAATTCGGTTCGCAGGTCCGGGACGACCTGGCTTGGTGCAAGGAACGGGGCCTCGACTACGTGCCCTGCGTCTATCCGGGATTCAGCTGGTACAATCTGAAGGCTGGGGATGCCGAGCTGGATCAGATCCCGCGCCAGGGAGGGAGGTTTTTCTGGGAAATGATCCACGGCTCGGTGGAAGCCGGTGCGGAGATGCTCTACGTGGCGATGTTCGACGAGGTCGACGAGGCCACGGCGATTTTCAAGCTCTCCGCCGATCCGCCGCAGGGAAATCCGCCCGCGCGTTTCGTGGAACTCGGGGACGTTCCGGGCGATCACTACCTTTGGCTCGCCGGGCAAGGCGGACGCCTGTTGCGAGGCGACATTCCCGCCAACCCGGAACTCTACCGCCGGACGGATCCGAAGACGAGAAATCAGGAAAGTGCCCCGAACCCGGCCAACTGA
- a CDS encoding sulfatase, with the protein MKATYILCAALLVTAQAEELPPAGSAKAKPNVLFLVSDDMNSWLLENPDRYTGKVIAPNLRKLADSGVNFRNAYTAAPVCSPSRTAFFSGVAPWKSGVYNNAQTISKSEAMNRDAVLSLAGLFKKGGYDTFGYGKITHGWDQKEHWNEHVGHKRDPAPPGAPLAGLSGGEKDWGPIHLTEEQMNDTGGANKAIAVLEKRHEKPFFLAYGTFNPHMPWYVPQKYFDMYPLDQIVLPELKADDLDDLPPLARAVSDGPGSFSQKVIESGKHKEAVQAYLATTTYADAQIGRVLDALEKSPYKDNTIVVFLTDHGFHLGEKLHWQKTTLWEEGTHTLLMFRAPGVTEGGGVSERFVSLMDIYPTLAELCGLEPPAYLDGRSLAPLLKDPMAPWKSTAITGLCDKIKTDRSYLSIRTERGRYTLYATDEEEFYDTTKDPHEWTNQIENPEYAPLIREMRAALPSDPAAPLSSAMADRRGSKKTKEKKRGASE; encoded by the coding sequence ATGAAAGCAACATATATTTTATGCGCCGCGCTGCTTGTTACGGCTCAGGCTGAAGAACTACCACCAGCCGGATCCGCCAAGGCGAAGCCGAATGTCCTGTTCCTGGTTTCCGACGACATGAATTCGTGGTTGCTGGAGAATCCGGACCGTTACACGGGAAAAGTGATCGCGCCCAACTTGCGGAAGCTCGCGGACAGCGGCGTGAACTTCAGGAATGCCTACACGGCGGCACCCGTGTGCTCGCCCTCGCGCACCGCCTTTTTCTCCGGCGTGGCTCCCTGGAAATCGGGCGTCTACAACAACGCGCAGACCATCAGCAAGAGCGAGGCAATGAACCGGGATGCGGTGCTGTCGCTGGCCGGGTTGTTCAAGAAGGGCGGATACGACACCTTCGGTTACGGCAAGATCACCCACGGCTGGGACCAGAAGGAGCACTGGAATGAACATGTCGGCCACAAAAGGGATCCGGCTCCTCCCGGAGCCCCTCTCGCCGGACTCAGCGGGGGCGAGAAGGATTGGGGTCCCATCCATCTCACCGAAGAGCAGATGAATGACACCGGCGGCGCCAACAAGGCCATCGCGGTTCTGGAAAAGCGGCACGAGAAGCCCTTTTTCCTGGCATACGGCACCTTCAATCCCCACATGCCCTGGTATGTCCCGCAAAAGTATTTCGACATGTATCCCCTCGACCAGATCGTCCTTCCCGAACTCAAGGCGGATGACCTGGATGACCTGCCGCCTCTGGCCAGGGCGGTGAGCGACGGGCCCGGGAGCTTTTCCCAAAAGGTGATCGAGTCCGGCAAACACAAGGAGGCGGTGCAGGCCTACCTGGCCACGACAACCTATGCTGACGCGCAGATCGGGCGCGTCCTCGACGCCCTCGAAAAAAGCCCTTACAAGGACAACACCATTGTCGTTTTCCTCACCGACCACGGCTTCCACCTGGGGGAAAAACTTCACTGGCAAAAAACAACCCTATGGGAAGAGGGAACCCATACCTTGTTGATGTTCCGTGCACCTGGAGTCACCGAAGGCGGGGGCGTGTCCGAACGGTTCGTTTCCCTGATGGACATCTATCCCACCCTGGCCGAACTCTGCGGACTCGAGCCCCCCGCCTACCTTGACGGACGCTCGCTGGCCCCCCTGCTCAAGGACCCGATGGCTCCTTGGAAAAGCACCGCCATCACCGGATTGTGCGATAAGATCAAAACGGACCGGTCCTACCTGAGCATCCGAACCGAGCGCGGCCGCTACACCCTCTACGCGACCGATGAGGAGGAGTTCTACGACACCACCAAGGATCCCCATGAATGGACGAACCAGATCGAGAATCCCGAGTATGCCCCGTTGATCCGGGAAATGAGGGCTGCCCTTCCTTCCGATCCGGCGGCTCCCTTGTCCAGCGCCATGGCGGACCGGCGGGGGAGCAAGAAGACGAAGGAGAAAAAACGGGGCGCTTCCGAATGA
- a CDS encoding sulfatase-like hydrolase/transferase codes for MVGLALCAAGGTNARCEGTPQKPNIVLLYIDDWAWNGTPVQMDDGMPNSRMPILRMPNVEKLAREGMKFRNAYGSPQCSPGRVCVQTGQSSPRSGYTVFMNDKGQDYYDAKSFKGFPVVPCVSDMTIDPGTATIPEVLKPLGYVSAHIGKWHMRGDPGAEGYALHDGDTSNTPGNTLGAGAARLPDDLTDPKLMFSVTRKAIGFIEDQVKAGVPFYLQISHYAMHEGRECLPATREKYTRHPAVQAYYEEKGVTADTVKRKDDPAIWLGMGEDLDGRIGAVLNRIKDLGIEDNTYVVVAADNGYRHSFLPGLTQPLHAHKWWVWDGGIRVPMIARGPGIKAGSVFHGNVVNYDFLPTFCEWAGGDPGKLKDIDGLSLAPYMAGREPDEGFLNRNLYFHYPHYRTTMPHSAMISGTKKVMHFYERPETAMLFDIGDDPGEVHNLAADQRDVHSRMFSEMMDYFKKVGARIPKPNPDYDPKVYQKEKEYRKRMEWGPFEGRRPLDADEKPATATDE; via the coding sequence ATGGTTGGCCTCGCCTTGTGTGCGGCCGGTGGGACGAACGCCCGATGCGAAGGCACTCCGCAGAAACCCAACATCGTCCTGCTCTACATCGATGACTGGGCGTGGAACGGCACGCCGGTTCAGATGGACGACGGCATGCCCAATTCGCGGATGCCGATCCTGCGGATGCCGAACGTGGAGAAGCTCGCGCGTGAAGGGATGAAATTCCGCAACGCCTACGGGTCGCCCCAGTGCTCGCCCGGACGGGTCTGCGTGCAAACCGGCCAGTCCTCGCCGCGCAGCGGCTACACGGTGTTCATGAACGATAAAGGCCAGGACTATTACGACGCGAAGTCGTTCAAGGGCTTCCCGGTGGTGCCCTGCGTGTCGGACATGACGATCGACCCCGGCACAGCGACCATCCCCGAGGTGCTCAAACCGCTCGGCTACGTCAGCGCGCATATCGGGAAGTGGCACATGCGCGGTGATCCGGGAGCCGAGGGTTATGCCCTTCACGACGGGGACACCAGCAACACTCCCGGGAACACCCTGGGCGCGGGCGCGGCGCGGCTGCCCGATGATCTGACCGATCCGAAGCTGATGTTCAGCGTCACGCGGAAGGCGATCGGATTCATCGAGGATCAGGTCAAGGCGGGCGTGCCATTTTATCTGCAGATCTCCCACTACGCGATGCACGAGGGGCGGGAATGCCTGCCCGCCACCCGTGAGAAGTACACCCGCCATCCCGCCGTGCAGGCCTACTACGAGGAGAAGGGCGTGACGGCCGACACGGTGAAGCGCAAGGACGACCCCGCCATCTGGCTCGGGATGGGTGAGGATCTCGACGGCCGCATAGGCGCGGTACTGAACCGGATTAAGGATCTCGGCATCGAGGACAACACCTACGTCGTCGTGGCAGCCGACAACGGATACCGCCATTCCTTCCTCCCGGGCCTCACCCAGCCGCTCCATGCGCACAAGTGGTGGGTCTGGGACGGTGGGATCCGGGTGCCAATGATCGCCCGCGGCCCGGGGATCAAGGCGGGTTCGGTGTTTCATGGCAACGTGGTCAACTACGATTTCCTCCCGACCTTCTGCGAATGGGCCGGAGGCGACCCCGGCAAGCTCAAGGACATCGACGGCTTGAGCCTCGCGCCCTACATGGCGGGCAGGGAGCCGGACGAAGGTTTCCTCAACCGCAACCTCTACTTCCACTACCCCCACTACCGCACGACGATGCCCCACTCGGCCATGATCTCCGGGACGAAAAAGGTGATGCATTTCTACGAGCGGCCGGAAACCGCCATGTTGTTCGACATCGGCGACGACCCGGGCGAGGTTCACAACCTCGCGGCGGACCAACGGGACGTTCACAGCAGGATGTTCTCCGAAATGATGGACTACTTCAAAAAGGTCGGAGCGCGGATCCCCAAGCCGAATCCCGACTACGACCCGAAGGTCTATCAGAAGGAAAAAGAGTACCGGAAACGGATGGAGTGGGGCCCGTTCGAGGGCCGGCGTCCCCTCGATGCCGACGAGAAGCCAGCGACCGCGACTGACGAATGA
- a CDS encoding DUF1080 domain-containing protein — translation MHTPRMIPRLPGMLALLCLTLAPLHAEPWLDLFDGKTLEGWTERNKSGSFQVEDGAIVGTATSGLGTTFLCTDEEYGDFELEFECKLIDPDLNSGVQIRSRIRSLPGKNTGPLEGPQVDISGKNAERGTFSGNIFGQGWGEWLTPKDKRRKHTFFKDGEWNRFRVLAQGDQVTTWINGEEVIKTTIPAERHKTHPSGYIALQLHGIHEGTGPFKIAWRNLRVRKLSGEDAAPSENKAGANASPMPSAERLVLNHKGPKVAFRSLPAFEGHQLSFFAQAPEINCPVSVVAEPGGAVFALCDGNAGLGRLPNQGTVWRLVDENDDGKADFGTRFIPDIDTPRGGHFIDGTLYLAHPPFISSFRDLDGDGVADEHKVLASGFAHDLKWKRGGDHSTNDLRVGLDGWIYVAVGDFGASAVGSDGSEARLMTGGVIRMRKDGSDLEVYARGTRNTYDIAISPRLDILALDNTNDGDGWDMRLHHLTPLAHMGYPNLFKNFSEETMPPLFVYGGGSGCGALYLEEPGFPDWFNRRFHTINWGRVYTHELTPHEATFVNKDRVTLSINKMVDLDVDGSSRLYFANFENGGARIEPGAIVGHIVQAKPDGWNYRPFPDLETSSPDALVGFLDAGSNVLRQQAQTVLIRSKASEIMSLLKKAAGNNALSLEARIAALFAINLRNEPDSAKIVKGFLSDPALREYALRALLDRKDRDDLDLAEVVTSLLDGENPRLRLQAVVGVRKLGLIDLTGKLLAISSEGPREPLKNNVAHRHEAIPHTAYRALVEMEPVSELHAALENPGLWKPALAVLRTIHTSENVSKLTALLGRNKDPGRILDLVSTLIRLYHREKEWDGEAWWGTRPYSAGPYYQGVTWEESEKIASTLRGVVAGMDKESQGAVLYEVRRHNLDLAQLDLPIAIDPVEQLLEQPDHTFEQQADLLSVVTDPARPRSMRIAAFRAALNVTGFIYDDWCLANLEALAAIEEDEELQAALSQEFVQSPSHRGKRMNRIPKTWSKVRKMGKTPRALFLDMVCAVVQSPLTDPQDRQKLVAAMAREEPTLEFVQSIARNRAIAFESVLRGKFKDPSVAALAKETLRSFQNTEGKLVGELSVEEVTKAILAMEGDAGEGKRLFTTQSCIACHSVLPDEPQKGPYLGSVGNLFDREQLITHILDPGAEIAQGFQTYQFTLKDGTLASGFVTSRDDATIKLGSVTGLSQTLKAAEVEKEEVLPASMMPPGLADTLTLRQFASLIDYLQTLH, via the coding sequence ATGCACACCCCAAGAATGATTCCCCGACTGCCAGGAATGCTGGCGCTGCTCTGCCTCACCCTCGCCCCGCTCCACGCCGAACCATGGCTCGATCTGTTCGACGGTAAGACTCTGGAAGGTTGGACGGAACGCAACAAAAGCGGTTCCTTCCAGGTGGAGGACGGCGCCATCGTCGGAACCGCCACATCCGGGCTTGGGACGACCTTCCTTTGCACCGATGAGGAATACGGCGACTTCGAGCTCGAGTTCGAGTGCAAGCTGATCGATCCGGACTTGAATTCCGGCGTCCAGATCCGCTCCCGGATCCGCTCCCTGCCCGGCAAGAACACGGGGCCGCTTGAAGGGCCGCAGGTGGATATTTCCGGGAAGAACGCGGAACGCGGCACCTTTTCGGGCAACATCTTCGGCCAAGGCTGGGGCGAATGGCTGACGCCCAAGGACAAGCGACGGAAACACACATTTTTCAAGGATGGCGAGTGGAACCGCTTTCGTGTCCTGGCGCAGGGCGATCAGGTCACCACCTGGATCAACGGGGAAGAAGTGATCAAGACGACGATTCCCGCGGAACGCCACAAGACCCATCCCAGCGGCTACATCGCCCTCCAACTCCACGGCATCCATGAGGGCACGGGGCCCTTCAAAATCGCATGGCGCAACCTGCGCGTCCGCAAGCTTTCCGGGGAAGATGCGGCGCCGTCGGAGAACAAGGCCGGGGCCAATGCAAGCCCCATGCCCTCAGCGGAGCGGTTGGTTCTCAACCACAAGGGGCCGAAGGTGGCGTTCCGCAGTCTGCCCGCATTCGAGGGGCATCAGCTTAGTTTCTTCGCCCAGGCACCTGAGATCAATTGCCCTGTCTCGGTCGTGGCCGAGCCGGGCGGTGCCGTCTTCGCACTCTGCGATGGCAATGCCGGCCTTGGGCGTCTGCCAAACCAGGGCACGGTGTGGCGTCTTGTCGATGAGAACGACGACGGCAAGGCCGACTTCGGCACCCGTTTCATCCCGGACATCGACACCCCGCGCGGCGGACACTTCATCGATGGGACCCTTTATCTCGCCCATCCTCCCTTCATTTCCTCTTTCCGCGATCTCGACGGGGATGGCGTCGCTGACGAGCACAAGGTCCTGGCCAGCGGATTCGCCCACGATCTGAAATGGAAACGGGGCGGCGACCACTCGACCAACGACCTGCGGGTCGGCCTCGACGGATGGATCTACGTCGCTGTGGGCGACTTCGGCGCGAGCGCCGTCGGTTCCGATGGCTCGGAAGCCCGCCTGATGACCGGGGGCGTGATCCGCATGCGCAAGGACGGCAGCGACCTCGAGGTTTACGCCCGCGGCACCCGCAACACCTACGACATCGCCATCAGCCCGAGGCTCGACATCCTGGCCCTCGACAACACCAACGACGGCGACGGATGGGACATGCGCCTGCATCATCTCACGCCGCTGGCGCACATGGGCTACCCGAACCTGTTCAAGAACTTCAGCGAGGAAACCATGCCTCCCCTCTTCGTCTATGGCGGCGGATCGGGCTGCGGTGCGCTTTATCTGGAAGAGCCCGGATTCCCCGACTGGTTCAACCGCCGTTTCCACACCATCAATTGGGGACGCGTCTATACCCACGAACTGACGCCCCATGAAGCGACTTTCGTCAACAAGGACCGGGTGACCCTCAGCATCAACAAGATGGTCGATCTCGATGTCGACGGCAGTTCGCGGCTCTACTTCGCCAACTTCGAGAACGGCGGCGCCCGCATCGAGCCCGGCGCCATCGTGGGCCACATTGTCCAGGCGAAACCCGATGGTTGGAATTACCGCCCCTTCCCCGATCTGGAGACGTCTTCCCCGGATGCGCTGGTTGGGTTCCTCGATGCGGGATCGAACGTGCTGCGGCAGCAGGCCCAGACGGTGCTGATCCGGAGCAAGGCTTCCGAGATCATGTCCTTGCTGAAGAAGGCGGCCGGAAACAACGCCCTGTCGCTCGAAGCGAGGATCGCCGCCCTGTTTGCGATCAATCTGCGGAACGAACCGGACAGCGCGAAGATCGTCAAAGGCTTCCTTTCCGATCCGGCACTTCGCGAGTATGCCCTGCGCGCCCTGCTGGACAGGAAGGATCGGGACGATCTCGATCTCGCCGAGGTCGTCACCAGTCTCCTCGACGGCGAGAATCCTCGGTTGCGGCTTCAGGCCGTGGTCGGTGTGCGGAAGCTCGGTCTGATTGACCTGACCGGAAAGCTTCTCGCCATCTCCTCCGAGGGGCCGAGGGAGCCGCTGAAAAACAACGTGGCCCATCGGCACGAGGCGATTCCACATACGGCGTATCGTGCCCTCGTCGAAATGGAGCCCGTGAGCGAACTTCACGCCGCCCTGGAGAATCCCGGATTGTGGAAACCGGCGCTCGCCGTGCTCCGCACGATTCACACGTCGGAGAATGTCTCGAAGCTCACCGCGCTGCTGGGACGTAACAAGGATCCCGGCCGGATCCTCGATCTCGTCTCAACGCTGATCCGCCTTTATCATCGCGAGAAGGAGTGGGATGGCGAAGCATGGTGGGGCACCCGTCCTTACAGCGCCGGCCCCTATTACCAAGGCGTCACCTGGGAGGAGTCGGAGAAGATTGCGTCCACCCTCCGCGGTGTGGTGGCGGGCATGGACAAGGAATCGCAAGGCGCGGTTCTCTACGAGGTCCGCCGGCACAATCTTGATCTCGCCCAACTCGATCTGCCTATCGCGATCGACCCCGTCGAGCAATTGCTCGAGCAACCCGACCACACTTTCGAACAACAAGCCGACCTCCTGTCCGTGGTGACGGATCCGGCGCGCCCGCGGTCCATGCGGATCGCGGCCTTTCGGGCGGCGCTCAACGTCACAGGCTTCATTTACGACGACTGGTGCCTGGCGAATCTGGAAGCACTCGCAGCCATCGAGGAGGACGAGGAACTCCAAGCCGCGCTGAGCCAGGAATTCGTCCAGAGTCCCTCGCACCGCGGCAAGCGGATGAACCGGATTCCGAAGACATGGTCGAAGGTCAGGAAAATGGGCAAGACACCAAGGGCGCTGTTCCTCGATATGGTCTGCGCCGTGGTTCAGAGCCCGCTGACCGATCCGCAGGATCGGCAGAAACTGGTAGCAGCGATGGCCCGTGAGGAACCTACGCTGGAATTTGTCCAAAGCATCGCCCGCAACCGTGCGATTGCTTTCGAAAGCGTGCTCCGGGGCAAATTCAAGGATCCATCGGTCGCCGCGCTTGCCAAGGAGACGCTCCGGTCGTTTCAGAACACTGAAGGCAAACTTGTGGGCGAACTCAGCGTCGAAGAGGTGACCAAGGCGATCCTCGCCATGGAGGGTGACGCCGGGGAAGGAAAGCGGCTCTTCACCACACAGAGCTGCATCGCCTGCCATTCGGTTCTCCCCGACGAACCCCAGAAAGGTCCCTACCTTGGATCCGTCGGCAATCTTTTTGACCGTGAGCAACTGATCACGCACATCCTCGATCCCGGAGCCGAGATCGCCCAGGGCTTCCAGACCTATCAGTTCACGCTCAAGGACGGCACGCTCGCCTCCGGCTTCGTCACTTCCCGCGACGACGCAACCATCAAACTCGGCAGCGTCACCGGCCTCAGCCAGACCCTGAAGGCGGCCGAGGTGGAGAAAGAGGAAGTCCTTCCGGCGAGCATGATGCCTCCCGGCTTGGCGGACACCCTCACCCTCCGGCAGTTCGCCTCCCTGATCGACTACCTGCAGACCTTGCACTGA
- a CDS encoding substrate-binding domain-containing protein has protein sequence MEPFKALTASEQLAAHLRTSISKGELSGNMPGIRSLADSLGVSSNTVTAAVEQLEHEGFLLPQGHGKRSRIVLPDGAPTPRFRITLLPYERADIQLDYVVEIRRRLREEGYEVTIAKHSLMELGMKTNRIARLVKQTRTDAWVVFSAPQEVLEWFVAESVPTFALFGRFRRLPLAGTGLSKIPAFRATIRRLVELGHRRIVLLQPRSNRKPFPALLLREALEEMELHGIRTGAYNIPDWEQTPAGLRKCLDSLFATTAPTALIFDRPNELIGAQIYLAHRNILAPRDVSLVCDDDPAFEWCEPSISCIRWQNRLWAPRVVRWVNKIANGKDDRRQIYTKAEFVERGSVGPAPGGK, from the coding sequence ATGGAACCCTTCAAGGCGCTAACCGCATCGGAGCAGCTTGCCGCGCATTTGCGCACGAGCATATCGAAGGGCGAGTTGTCGGGCAATATGCCGGGGATCAGGAGTCTGGCCGACAGTCTCGGAGTGAGTTCAAACACCGTCACCGCCGCCGTCGAGCAGTTGGAACACGAAGGCTTCCTCCTGCCCCAGGGTCACGGCAAGAGATCCCGGATCGTCCTGCCTGACGGGGCTCCCACCCCCCGGTTCCGGATCACCCTCCTGCCATACGAGCGTGCCGACATCCAGCTCGACTATGTGGTGGAAATCCGGCGACGCCTGAGGGAAGAGGGCTATGAAGTGACCATCGCGAAGCACAGTCTGATGGAGCTGGGTATGAAGACGAACCGGATCGCAAGATTGGTGAAACAGACCAGAACCGACGCATGGGTGGTCTTCTCGGCCCCACAGGAAGTGCTCGAATGGTTCGTGGCGGAATCGGTGCCGACCTTTGCCCTCTTCGGACGTTTCCGGAGGCTGCCGCTGGCGGGAACCGGTCTCTCCAAGATCCCGGCCTTCCGTGCCACAATCCGTCGGCTGGTGGAGTTGGGGCACCGGCGCATCGTTCTCCTTCAGCCAAGGAGCAATAGGAAGCCGTTTCCCGCGCTTCTTTTGCGAGAAGCTCTCGAGGAAATGGAACTCCACGGGATCAGAACCGGCGCGTACAACATTCCGGACTGGGAACAAACCCCGGCCGGACTGAGGAAGTGCCTTGATTCCCTTTTCGCCACGACCGCCCCGACTGCCCTCATCTTCGACCGGCCCAACGAGCTGATTGGTGCCCAGATCTATCTTGCCCACAGGAACATCCTCGCACCCCGGGACGTTTCCCTTGTCTGCGACGACGATCCGGCCTTCGAATGGTGCGAGCCGTCCATCAGCTGCATCCGGTGGCAAAACCGGCTATGGGCGCCCCGCGTCGTCCGCTGGGTCAACAAAATCGCCAACGGCAAGGATGACCGGCGCCAGATTTACACAAAAGCGGAATTCGTGGAGAGGGGTTCGGTTGGCCCGGCACCCGGCGGGAAATGA